The window CCAACCTCAAACTGCCCGATCTTTCCCAGGTCAGCTTTCTGGGAATGGACGGTCACAAACTCCTCACCATAGGAATTCTGTTCTGCATCTTTGGACTTGCCTTCGGACTGACGATCTACGTTCGCCTGAAGAATCTGCCAGTCCACCGCTCAATGCTGGAAATTTCCGAATTGATTTATGAGACCTGCAAAACCTACCTCGTCACTCAAGGCAAGTTCCTGATGCTGTTGTGGGTGTTCATCGCCGTCATCATCGTGTTGTACTTCGGCGTCTTTGCTCCAGTGCCGGGCAAGCCCATCAGCACTACGCTGCCTATCATCCTACTGTTCAGCATCGTTGGCATCGCGGGTAGTTACGGAGTGGCCTGGTTCGGTATCCGGGTCAATACATTT of the Terriglobales bacterium genome contains:
- a CDS encoding sodium/proton-translocating pyrophosphatase gives rise to the protein MRSYLAGLSCSALGLAKTAASAFFVLVLLASTALAQPAPEAGGEANLKLPDLSQVSFLGMDGHKLLTIGILFCIFGLAFGLTIYVRLKNLPVHRSMLEISELIYETCKTYLVTQGKFLMLLWVFIAVIIVLYFGVFAPVPGKPISTTLPIILLFSIVGIAGSYGVAWFGIRVNTFANSRTAFASLRGKPYFVYQIPLEAGMSIGMMLISVELLIMLFILLFVPRDYAGSCFIGFAIGESLGAAALRIAGGIFTKIAD